A section of the Phaseolus vulgaris cultivar G19833 chromosome 8, P. vulgaris v2.0, whole genome shotgun sequence genome encodes:
- the LOC137827153 gene encoding probable GPI-anchored adhesin-like protein PGA55: MERSEPTLVPEWLRSAGSVAGAGTSAQHFPSSSTHNDSPSVAHHARSRSSKNGSDFDNARSLFLERTSSSNSRRSSVNGSAKHAYSSFNRSHRDKDRDREKDRSSFGDIWDCDGSDPLANLFSGRMERDTLRRSHSMVSRKQSDVLPRRVAVDTKSGGSSHQSNNNGILSGSNVNSSIQKAVFDKDFPSLSTEEKQGSPEVVRVSSPGLGGATSQSLPVGSSALIGGEGWTSALAEVPTIIGSSSAGSLSVQHTVNTTSGSVASSTTASLNMAEALTQTPSRARSTPQVLVKTQRLEELAIKQSRQLIPVTPSMPKASVLNSEKSKPKTAIRNAEMNVVTKSVPLQPSALHMASQSVRSINAKVDAPKTSGKFTDLKSVVWENGGSPTSKDVSHPTNYSNSKPGNHPAAAAPLRNPNNLKSSTERKSVSLDLKLGPTLDKKHSISQVQSRNDFFNLIKKKTLMNSSAVLPDSGPMVSSPMVEKSDEVNGEIVHESSSPQSLGNGTELTSNGNAHAHGEVQRLSDNEDKESIPCSTIYPDEEEAAFLRSLGWEENSDEDEGLTEEEINAFYQECKNLDPTTFKICQGMQPKLSKLFESYASNLHGSSAELSSTDPGSED, from the exons ATGGAAAGAAGTGAACCCACATTAGTTCCAGAATGGTTGAGAAGTGCTGGAAGTGTTGCCGGGGCCGGCACTTCAGCCCAACATTTTCCATCTTCGTCTACTCACAATG ATTCTCCTTCTGTAGCCCATCACGCAAGGAGTAGGTCTTCTAAGAATGGTAGTGATTTTGATAATGCTCGTTCACTGTTTCTTGAACGGACATCCTCATCAAATTCCCGAAGGAGTTCTGTAAATGGTTCTGCCAAGCATGCCTATAGTAGTTTCAACAGAAGCCATCGTGACAAAGACCGGGACAGAGAGAAAGATAGATCTAGTTTTGGAGATATCTGGGACTGTGATGGTTCTGACCCATTGGCCAACCTCTTTTCTGGAAGGATGGAGAGGGATACATTGCGCCGGTCTCATTCAATGGTTTCCAGGAAACAGAGTGATGTTTTACCCCGTAGAGTCGCAGTTGATACTAAATCTGGTGGCAGTAGCCATCAGAGCAATAACAATGGCATTCTTTCTGGGAGTAATGTTAATAGTAGTATTCAGAAAGCTGTTTTTGACAAGGATTTTCCATCACTTAGTACTGAAGAAAAGCAGGGATCACCTGAAGTGGTGAGGGTTTCATCTCCTGGTTTGGGTGGTGCTACTAGTCAGAGCCTGCCTGTTGGTAGTTCTGCTTTGATTGGAGGGGAGGGATGGACATCTGCACTAGCAGAGGTCCCTACTATAATTGGGAGCAGCAGTGCTGGATCTCTATCAGTACAGCACACTGTTAATACAACTTCTGGGTCTGTGGCATCAAGTACAACAGCTAGTCTTAATATGGCTGAGGCATTGACACAGACTCCATCTCGAGCTCGCTCTACTCCCCAG GTGCTTGTGAAAACCCAAAGGCTCGAGGAACTTGCTATCAAGCAGTCAAGACAGTTGATTCCAGTAACACCCTCAATGCCTAAAGCATCG GTTCTTAATTCTGAGAAATCAAAGCCCAAAACAGCTATTAGAAATGCTGAGATGAATGTAGTTACCAAGAGTGTGCCACTGCAACCCTCTGCATTGCACATGGCAAGCCAATCTGTTCGCAGTATAAATGCCAAAGTTGACGCTCCGAAGACATCTGGAAAGTTTACTGATCTGAAGTCTGTTGTCTGGGAAAATGGTGGTTCCCCTACCTCCAAGGATGTGTCACATCCAACAAATTATTCTAACAGCAAACCAGGAAATCATcctgctgctgctgctcctTTGAGGAACCCCAATAATCTAAAATCTTCCACGGAAAGGAAATCAGTTTCTTTGGATCTGAAATTGGGTCCAACTTTGGATAAGAAACATTCCATCTCGCAAGTGCAGAGCCGGAATGATTTTTTCAATCTCATTAAGAAGAAAACATTGATGAATTCTTCTGCAGTTCTTCCAGATTCTGGCCCGATGGTTTCATCTCCCATGGTGGAGAAATCTGATGAAGTAAATGGAGAAATAGTTCATGAATCTTCAAGTCCCCAGTCTCTTGGGAATGGCACCGAACTGACTAGCAATGGTAATGCCCATGCTCATGGAGAGGTTCAAAGACTTTCTGATAATGAAGACAAAGAATCAATTCCCTGTTCTACAATATATCCAGATGAGGAAGAAGCTGCATTCCTTCGTTCTCTTGGCTGGGAGGAGAACTCAGACGAGGATGAAGGCCTTACAGAAGAGGAAATCAATGCTTTCTATCAGGAG TGCAAGAACTTGGACCCAACTACATTCAAGATATGCCAGGGAATGCAGCCAAAGCTGTCCAAGTTGTTCGAATCTTATGCATCTAACTTGCATGGATCTTCTGCTGAGTTGAGCTCTACTGATCCCGGATCTGAAGATTGA